In Dyadobacter sp. CECT 9275, the following proteins share a genomic window:
- a CDS encoding phosphopantetheine-binding protein, producing the protein MDVNSLKPVLKTQIVQYLNLLDVNPEDIKDDEPLFGGDLGLDSIDSLELVVLLEREYGIKITNPAEGRKILVDVNHMAEYILANTKTA; encoded by the coding sequence ATGGACGTAAACAGTTTAAAACCGGTATTAAAGACTCAGATTGTTCAATATCTTAATTTATTAGATGTTAATCCGGAAGATATCAAAGATGATGAACCGTTGTTTGGCGGAGATCTGGGGCTTGATTCTATCGACTCCCTGGAGCTTGTCGTTTTGCTGGAACGTGAATATGGGATTAAGATTACCAACCCGGCAGAAGGACGTAAGATCCTGGTAGACGTCAATCACATGGCTGAATATATTCTGGCCAATACGAAAACTGCGTAA
- a CDS encoding beta-ketoacyl-[acyl-carrier-protein] synthase family protein, whose translation MGRVLVTGLGVITAIGNNLEENYQRLRNGTTGIAKASYFESLYASQLPFGEVKLASETLAEMLGLQNEKGYTRTCLLAVKAFEEAIADAALTAQDLSSFDTALVSASTVGGMCLTDQLYEDANLRSRGSEYLSAYGCSAHTLKLVKRYYIRGFSDTINTACSSSANAIALGARLIRAGRASRVIVGGVDSLAKYTVNGFNALKILSSQPSKPFDENRDGLNLGEAGAYLVLESEEVAGDKRVYAEICGYGNANDAHHPTAMSDNAVGAIRSMKEALETAGISPSRIDYINAHGTGTPNNDQIEMFGISQLFDKVPPYNSTKSYTGHTLGAAGAVEAVVSILSIKHSEIFPSLHVQTPIQEFNHAPAGTLMENYPVNYVLSNSFGFGGNCTSLVIGKV comes from the coding sequence ATGGGGCGGGTTTTGGTTACGGGGCTGGGGGTGATCACGGCAATTGGGAACAATCTGGAGGAGAACTACCAGCGCCTGAGGAACGGGACTACGGGAATAGCCAAAGCGTCTTATTTTGAATCTCTTTACGCATCGCAACTTCCTTTTGGAGAAGTTAAGTTAGCCAGTGAAACACTGGCAGAAATGCTTGGCCTGCAAAATGAAAAGGGATATACCAGAACTTGTCTGCTGGCGGTGAAAGCATTTGAAGAAGCAATAGCTGACGCCGCGCTGACAGCACAGGATTTGTCGTCTTTTGATACCGCTCTTGTTTCTGCCAGTACCGTCGGAGGCATGTGTCTTACGGACCAGCTATATGAAGACGCAAATCTGAGGTCTAGAGGCTCGGAATATTTAAGTGCCTACGGCTGCTCCGCGCATACGCTTAAACTGGTGAAACGCTATTATATTCGTGGTTTTTCCGATACCATCAACACTGCCTGTTCGTCGTCGGCCAATGCCATCGCGCTGGGTGCGCGGCTCATAAGGGCAGGAAGGGCCAGCCGGGTGATTGTGGGTGGTGTGGATAGTTTGGCCAAATATACAGTCAATGGTTTTAATGCCCTGAAGATACTTTCTTCTCAACCATCCAAACCTTTTGACGAGAACCGCGATGGCCTTAATCTGGGGGAAGCTGGCGCTTATCTGGTCTTGGAAAGTGAGGAAGTCGCCGGTGACAAAAGAGTTTATGCAGAGATTTGTGGATATGGTAATGCCAATGATGCGCACCATCCCACTGCCATGTCAGACAATGCTGTAGGAGCCATCCGATCCATGAAGGAAGCATTGGAAACGGCTGGTATATCCCCTTCCCGGATTGACTATATCAATGCACACGGTACCGGCACACCCAATAACGACCAGATTGAAATGTTTGGAATTTCCCAGCTTTTCGACAAGGTACCTCCTTATAATTCAACGAAGTCGTACACCGGTCATACCCTGGGTGCAGCGGGAGCTGTGGAAGCCGTTGTTAGTATACTCAGTATTAAACATTCGGAAATTTTTCCCAGCCTGCATGTTCAGACGCCCATACAGGAATTTAACCATGCACCTGCAGGCACACTGATGGAAAACTACCCTGTAAATTATGTGCTTTCCAATTCCTTTGGCTTTGGCGGCAACTGTACATCTCTGGTGATCGGGAAGGTGTAA